The genomic stretch ATGGAGTACCGATGAATTTACCAGATTGCTCCGCCACACGGAAGAGTGTCTTAGTACAATGCTCTTGCCTATGTCGAAAAACTTTTCTCTCGTGCGCTTCATCCCACTTTGCACGCTTCTCGTCCTTTTATCTGGCTTTGCATCTTCCCAGCAGCTCGATCCTAATCTGTACAACGGTCTACGCTGGCGCATGATCGGCCCGCACCGCGGCGGACGCACCGTTGCCGTAAGCGGCGTTGAAGGCCAGCCAAACGTTTATTACTTTGGCGGCGTTGGCGGCGGCGTGTGGAAGACCGCGAATGGCGGCATCACTTGGGAACCAATCTTTGACAGCCAGCCTATCGCGTCCATCGGTGCGCTGTCCGTCGCTCCGTCAAATCCCAACGTCATCTATGTCGGCACAGGCGAATCCGATTTCCGCTCCGACCTGACTTATGGCAATGGCGTTTACAAATCGACTGATGCCGGCCACACATGGAAGAATATCGGGCTGACCGCGTCGCAGCACATCAGCCGTATTGCCATTGACCCGCACAATCCGGATACATTATTCGTCGCGGCCATGGGTAGCGCATATGGGCCCAGCGCTGAGCGCGGCGTTTTCCGTTCGACGGACGGCGGAGCGACATGGCAAAAAGTCCTTTTCAAAGACGACAACACCGGCGCTATCGATATCACGCTTGATCCCGATAATCCAAAAGCCGTGTGGGCAGCTCTGGTGCATGACCAGCGTCCGCCCTGGAGCGCGTATCCTCCCGTCACAACCAACGGAGCAATCTACAAATCCATAGATGGCGGAACTGAGTGGAAACCTGTCACAGGTGGCGGACTTCCTGAAGGCGATTGGGGACGCATAGGTCTGGCCGTCGCACGCGGCACGCACGGCCAGCGCGTCTATGCATTGATTGACACGAAAGAAGGCGGCGTGTTCAAGTCGGACGATGGTGGCCAAACATGGCTCCGCACCGGCAAAGATCCGCGCCTCGGCCGCCTTTGGTATTTCGGCGAAATTTACGTCGATCCTAAAAATCCTGACACTGTGTATGTTCCCAATGTCTCGATTTATCGCTCCACCGATGCAGGAAAAACTTTTGTCGCCATCAAAGGCGCACCCGGCGGCGATGATTATCACGCGCTCTGGATTGATCCCAGCAATCCGCAACGCATGATCTTTGGCAGCGACCAGGGCGCTGGCGTCAGCGTGGACGCGGGCCACACCTGGAGCAGTTGGTATAACCAGCCAACGGCGCAGTTCTATCACGTGGCTGTTGACAATGATTTTCCTTATTACGTTTACGGCGCACAGCAGGATAGCGGCAGCGTCTTTATTCTCAGCCGCAGTAATGACGGCGCTATCACCTTCCGCGACTGGCACCCTGCCGGCGCCGGTGAGAGCGGTTATATCGCACCCGATCCTTCCGATTCCAACATCATCTATGGGGGAGGAACTTATGGAGAACTCTTCCGTTATGACCGTCGCACCGGACAGGCACAGATCATCGCCCCGGATGCCATCCGCAACTTCGGTGAAGCTCATCCCGAGCATCGTTATACATGGACATCTCCTGTAGTCTTCTCGCCGCAGGATCCGCACACTCTTTATTTCGGATCACAGTACGTGCTGCGCAGCAATGACCGCGGTAACAGTTGGCAGAAGATCAGTCCAGACCTTACAGGCGCTGATCCAAAAGCGTCACAGGACGGACCGCTAACGGTTGAAAATGCCAGAGCACGCGGGCACGGCGTGGTTTATACCATTGCGCCTTCGCCGGTAAGCGCCGGACAAATCTGGGTAGGCACAGATAGCGGCTTGATTCAGCTCACGCGCGACGGCGGCAAGACCTGGAACAATGTCACTCCTTCAGGACTCTCTGACTGGAGCAAGATCAGCATCGTCGAGCCTTCACACTTCAACGCAGGCACGGCTTATGCAGCGGTGGATCGTCATCGGCTCAATGATATGGGCCCATACATCTATCGCACGCGGGATTTCGGCAAGACATGGGCGCGAATCAACAACGGCATTCCCAATGGCGCATACGTGCGGGCCGTACGCGAAGACCGGGTCAAGAAAGGGCTGCTCTTTGCTGGAACCGAACTCGGCGTTTATTTCTCTATCAATGACGGCGACTCATGGCAGCCGCTGCAACTCAACCTGCCGGTTTCTCCCGTACATGATCTGGTCATCAAAGACAACGATCTGGTGATTGCAACGCACGGCCGGGCCTTCTGGATTCTGGATGACATTTCAGCTTTGCGTCAGATGACTGACGAAATCAAATCAGCCCCAGCGCATCTTTTCCAGCCTTCCACCGCCATGCGTATCCGCGCCACCACCCACGGAGACACGCCTCTGCCGCCGGAAGAGCCTTCGGGAGAGAACCCGCCGCCCGGAGCAATCTTCTACTATTACTTGAAGTCGCCCGCGCAGGGTGAGGTAAAACTTGATGTGCTGGACGCAAAGGGCAGCGTCATTCGTTCGTACTCCAGCAAAGACCAGCCGTTCCATCCCCCAACGCCACCGGCTTTCCCCATGTATTGGTTTAAGCCTGAAGCGCCGATCTCAACCGCAGCGGGAATGCATCGCTTCGTCTGGGACGTTCGCTACGCCGCGCCGCCGGTCGCCCAGCCCGGATACAGCATGTTTACCATTGCAGGCGGTGACGTGCCACGTGAACCTGCTGGTCCGCAGGCGCTTCCCGGCGGGTATCAAGTACGGCTTACCGTCGACGGCAAAACATACACGCAGCCCTTCAAGCTCACCATGGATCCTCGCGTAAAAACCACGCCCCAGGATTTGGAAAAGCAATTCTCTCTGGAGTTAAAACTCGTCCAAGCCTCGCAGCAGGCGAACCAGGCTGTCGAAGATATTCACGCCGCAGCGCAGACAGGAAAGATCAGCGCTGACGATGAGAAGAAGCTTGCAGGCGCGCGACGGCGCCGCGGCGAAGCTGAATCTGAAGGTCCTCCCGGCCAGCAGCCGGCATTCGCGCAGGTGATCGGCAACCTTGGCCAGCTGATTGTCGCCGTGGATAGCGCCGACGCCGCTCCCACGACCCAGGAATCCCAGGCCGCAGAAAAAACTCTGGCGCAGGCGCAGGCCCTGTTCAAGCAGTGGGAGGCGTTAAAGCCCAAATAGCATGCATACAGCGGACGTGGTCATCATCGGCGGCGGCATAGTTGGCTCAAGCATCGCTTGGCACCTCACGCATGCGGGTTGCAAGAGCGTGCTGGTCATTGAGCGGGAAAGTTCGCAGGGAAAAGGTTCCACCGGCAAGAGCATGGGCGGAGTGCGCGCGCAGTTTTCCACGCCCGTCAATATACAGATGTCGCTGTACTCGATTCCTTTCTATGCCAAATTTGAAGAAGTCGTCGGCCATCCTGCCGATTATCGCCCGCAAGGTTATCTTTTCCTCGCGACCAAGGACTCACACCTCGCGTATCTGCGCGACAACTTCGAGCGGCAAAAGAAACTCGGTTTGACGACCGCCCGTCTGCTTCCCGCTGACGAAATTCGCGCCATGCTGCCGCAGCTCCGCTCTGACGACGTTCTCGGCGGCAGCTTCTGCTCGACCGACGGATTTGTGGATCCTTACAGCGTGATGAATGGCTTCATGGCCTCAGCCGTGGAACACGGAGCCACGTTGTGGAAGAGGACTGAAGTTACAGGCATCGGCACAGATGAGCAAGGCGCATTCCGCGTGGAAACCACTCGCGGCCCGGTTTCCACCCGCACGGTCGTCAATGCCGGGGGAGCATGGGCGGCACAAATTGCGAAATTCGTCGGCGTCGATCTGCCGGTTGAGCCGCTGCGGCGCATGCTTGTCCCGTCTGAACCTTTTTCGGACTTTCCGCATACCTCTCCCATGGTCATCGACATGAGCACGGGCTTCCATTTCCGCCCGGAAGGCCGCGGCTTTCTGCTGGCCTGGAACGATCCTGAGGAAACGCCTGGTTATAAAACTGACTTCGAGACAGCGTTTATCGAAAAAATCCTACTGCACGCTGCCGACCGTGTCCCAGCCTTTGAGAATCTTCCAATCAATCCCAAGCGTGCCTGGGCGGGACTCTATGAGATGACGCCCGATCATCACTGCGTGCTCGGTCCGGTCGCTGCCGTGCCCGGATTCTTTCTGGCCAACGGCTTCAGCGGCCACGGCGTGATGCACTCACCAGCGACAGGTAAGATTCTTGCAAACCTTATTTTGCAGGGAAAAACCGATGTAGTGGATGATGTTGGTGTTCTCGCTTTCGAGCGCTTCGCCAAGGGTCAGTTGCTGCATGAAACTGCGGTGCTATAAGTTTTCACCGCAAAGGACGCTAAGGGCGCGAAGGAAGAAAAAGATTTAGATGAAAATACGCGAATCCATGCAAAGGAACGCCCGTTTGGATTCGTGTTGATTCGCGCTGATTTTTTCCTTGGCGTCCTTGCGGTGAAACTTTTCAATTATGCGCCGGATTAACCACTTGGAAGGAATTGATGATCCGGTTCACGTCCGCGGGGCGCTTACCCTTGTATCCTGCGCTGATGATGTAAAAGATTTTGTCGCCACAGTGGAAGCGATGCAGGCTGCGCTCCTCGGATGATCCGGTCTCATATTCCAGGCCACGCAAGCCGGAGAGCTCCACTTGTTTGAGCGTTCCCCGAATCACCGGCTCCTTCGGGTCTTTGTTGCTGTCTGCTTTGTCCCACAGGTCAGCCAGCGTGGTTTCGCAATCCATAAGCTTGTGGACGGCACGTAGATTAAAGATTGTTCCGTCTTCCAGGCGAACCGTGTAGACATGTATGTGGCGATCGCCACCATCGTTACGCGGCGTGGTCGGCGCGGGCAGGGTAATCGCGAAGCCGTCGTCAGGATAAACGTAGGGTCTCCACTGCTGCGACTCTTGTTTTTTCGCTGCGCGCTTCTGCGCCACGCTTTTTTGCGCCAACGGCGCGCCAATCAGCATTACACCAAGGATTGTGAGAACAATCGTTTTCATAGGCTGAAGAACATCTTATCAGCCTGAGTCGCTCCCCGTCGGAATCCGTTAGGCCTGCGCTGCCAATGCACTATCGAGTTTGCGTATCGCATCTTTCAGCGCATCCCGTCCGGCAAACTGCTTCGCTTCAACCTCAAGTTCTGCTGCCAGCTGGTTGCTCATGCGCGTAATACAGTGGATGCGCTCCTCGGTGATTATGGTGGAAAGCTCGCGGCTGTCGCCATCCAGCCATTTCTCCACCTGCCAGCCGGTTTTGCGGGCACTATCCACGGCAAAGCGAAATTCGCTTAAAACGCGGCGATCCACCATCCCGGCGCTTAGCAATTGTTCCAACCGCTGCAGTTCGCCGGTAATCCGTGCAACCTGATTTGTTACTTGTCTGGTGAAAGCCTGATTGGCTTCCTGAATTGCTGTTTCCTTGATTACTGCTTCTATCATTTCTGCTCCCGGAAGGTCATGTACCTTATTTCCGTAGAGTAGTACAACTTCCGGTTTGGAGGTTAGTGACCTAGGTAACATGCCAGCCCAACTTTTCAAGCGGTATTGAACACGCTATCTGAGCCGCGATTAAAAAGAGTAAAGTGGGCTCCATGAAATCAGCGGTAATAGGCGTGAGCGTCCACTCCGGATGGGGTGTGGTGGTGACCGTCGCAGGTAAGTTTGGCACGGAAGAAGTCCTGGATCGTCGCAGACTGGTTATCATTGATTCCAAAGTCGCCGGTGCGGCCCAGCCCTATCATCACGTTCAAGCAAAGGAAATTCATGCCGCCGAAGCGCATTTGAACCAATGCGCGGCCGAGTCGCGGCGGCTGGCCGTTCAAGCGCTCACCCGCGTTGTCTCTGAGCTTGGCGATCGGGGTTTCGTGCTGGTCGCATCAGCCCTCCTGCTCGGTTCGGCGCGACCTCTACCTGATCTGGAAAAAATAATGGCTTCTCACCCGTTAATTCATACGGCTGAAGGTGAATTCTTCCGCCAGGCTTTCCGCAGTGCTTTTGAACACCTGAAAATTCCGGTTACCGGAATTCCCGCACGAGATCTTGACGACTATGCGCTGAAAGCCTTTGGAAAAGCCGCGCCGCAGATCCACAACAGAATCGATGGAATGGGACGCACTCTTGGCGCGCCGTGGACCAAAGACGAAAAGACAGCCGCGCTTGCCGCCGCCATCGTACTGACAGGCGCGCGGTCGAAACGTCACGCTTCCGGCGCATAGACCATAGGTCTACGAATGCCCCGCCCCAGATAGATTTCTTCAAACATCTTCAAATTTGGAATAGACTCATTCGTTCCAAAACCTGAGGCAAAGCGGGGTCATGAGAAAGCATATGAACAAGCAGGCACGTCAGTTTATTCGTTTATTAATTATCGTGGTTACCCTACCTTTCTGCCAGGTGGCAAATGCTCAGCAATCGCCTCAGGAAGAGCACACTGTTCTCCATGGTTACCAGAAGGCTCCGCAGCCAATCTCTGACATTCTGAATGCGCGGCCCACGCCGCTCGTCCAGGTAAGCCCCGATGGAAAATGGCTGCTCTCCGCCGACCGTCTGGCCAATCCTCCGATCGCCGATCTGGCGCAGCCCATGCTTCGCCTTGCCGGCTTGCGCATCAATCCCACGACAAATGGCAGACATCATCCTCCTCGCCTCATCGCTTTGAGCCTGGTTCAGGTTGCGACGGGCAAGACGCTCAAGATTACAGGTATTCCCGCCAATCCTTATCTCAGCCTTCCTGACTGGTCGCCCGACGGCACCAAATTCGCCTTTACCAACACCGTCGCCGACGGCATCGAATTGTGGATCGGCAACGTTGAAACCGCCAAGGCCGAGAAGCTTGAGGGCTTCAAGATCAGCGCCATCCTCGGCGATCCCTTGCAGTGGATGCCCGACGGCAAAGCGCTCTTGGTCCAGGTCGTTCCTTCTGGCCGCGGTAATGCTCCCGCCGAGCCCAAGACCCCAGATGGCCCGATCATTCAGGAGAGCGATGGCAAGAAAGCCCCGGTACGCACCTATGAAGACCTGCTCGAAAATCCGCACGATGAAAAGCTGTTTGACTACTACGCCACGTCGCAGTTGACGCGTGTCAGCTTGCCTCATGTCGGCCACCTCGGCCCAATCCGCGCGAGCATTGACGTCAACGGCGCAAGCAGGATCGGCAAGCCGGGAATCTTTTCCCGCATAGACCCTTCTCCCGACGGCAAGCACCTGCTCGTCGTTCGCATCCAGCATCCATATTCCTACATCATGCCGGAGAGCGACTTCCCGCGCGAAGTCGAAGTCTGGGACCTTACCGGAAAGCTCGAGCACAAAATTGCCAGCCTGCCATTGGCGGACCATGTTCCCATTGAAGGCGTGCTGACCGGCCCGCGCGACTACCAATGGGTTCCCACACAGCCGGCCACGCTGATCTGGGCGAACGCGCTGGATGGC from Terriglobia bacterium encodes the following:
- a CDS encoding FAD-binding oxidoreductase — its product is MHTADVVIIGGGIVGSSIAWHLTHAGCKSVLVIERESSQGKGSTGKSMGGVRAQFSTPVNIQMSLYSIPFYAKFEEVVGHPADYRPQGYLFLATKDSHLAYLRDNFERQKKLGLTTARLLPADEIRAMLPQLRSDDVLGGSFCSTDGFVDPYSVMNGFMASAVEHGATLWKRTEVTGIGTDEQGAFRVETTRGPVSTRTVVNAGGAWAAQIAKFVGVDLPVEPLRRMLVPSEPFSDFPHTSPMVIDMSTGFHFRPEGRGFLLAWNDPEETPGYKTDFETAFIEKILLHAADRVPAFENLPINPKRAWAGLYEMTPDHHCVLGPVAAVPGFFLANGFSGHGVMHSPATGKILANLILQGKTDVVDDVGVLAFERFAKGQLLHETAVL